The Sinobacterium norvegicum genomic interval GGGCAGGGCAGTGGTGTACTTGATGGTCTCCATGGCAAAGCTTGAGGTCACCTTGGTTATGCCGTCCACCTTCTCCATCAGCTGCTTATAAAACCGGTCAAAGGCTTGAATATCTTTCACCTGAATCCGCAGCATATAATCGAACTCTCCCGTCATCCGATACACCTCCATCACCTCATCAAAATCGCTGACCACCTCAGTAAAACCATCAATCCAACGGTTGCTATGGTTGACGATTGCCAAGGTCATAAACACCGATGTTGGTAACTGTGCCTTCTCAGGATTTACCAAGGCCACGCGCTTAGCGATGATTTTCTCATCCTCTAAACGCTTCACTCGCTTCCAACAGGGGGTTGTCGACAGGTTGACCTTCTCTGCTAATGCAGCCAAAGAAATGGTCGCATCCTGCTGCAGCAAGTTTAAAATTTTTCTATCTACCTTATCTAGAGCAATCATTTCTCTAATCCATACTTTTTATAGAATATTAATCTCTTTGCTTCTAAATTACACCCATTTTAAGAAAATTAATTCTACGGCATCAATCTTACAATAGCGCTTCTGATTACTGCTTATCATAAGATTGTTGGAACAATATCATGTTGGATTTAACGACTATCACAACGTTGCTGGCCGCAGCCTCGTTCTCTTTTGCCGCCTCTGTCAGCCCTGGCATCAATACTTT includes:
- a CDS encoding Lrp/AsnC family transcriptional regulator; the protein is MIALDKVDRKILNLLQQDATISLAALAEKVNLSTTPCWKRVKRLEDEKIIAKRVALVNPEKAQLPTSVFMTLAIVNHSNRWIDGFTEVVSDFDEVMEVYRMTGEFDYMLRIQVKDIQAFDRFYKQLMEKVDGITKVTSSFAMETIKYTTALPV